A DNA window from Ficedula albicollis isolate OC2 chromosome 1, FicAlb1.5, whole genome shotgun sequence contains the following coding sequences:
- the GPR83 gene encoding probable G-protein coupled receptor 83 — MLSRFVWLALPDLVNAFVTAAKLPLNGSLEETFVVPNASGFFSWDNESLADWQSFVGRSRYGAESQSPTVKALLIAAYSFIIVFSLFGNVLVCHVVIKTKRVHSATSLFIVNLAVADIMITLLNTPFTLARFVNSTWIFGKGMCHVSRFAQYCSLHVSALTLTAIAVDRHQVIMHPLKPRISTGKGVVCISVIWIMATCFSLPHAIYQKLFTFKYSEDVTRCLCLPDFPEPADLFWKYLDLTTFILLYVLPLLIISAAYLTVAKKLWLRNVIGDVTTEQYLVLRRKNKKTIKMLMLVVILFAVCWFPLNCYVVLLSSQTIHTNNALYFAFHWFAMSSTCYNPFIYCWLNDSFRSELKALLNVCRKAPGPSEQRLPSTVPSCRLAWPENGNVKRLQASHVLPPSSTIQSGKTDISAVEPIVAVS, encoded by the exons ATGCTATCCCGCTTTGTGTGGCTCGCCCTCCCCGACTTGGTTAACGCCTTTGTGACCGCAGCAAAGTTGCCCCTCAATGGGAGCCTGGAGGAGACTTTCGTGGTCCCGAACGCGTCGGGTTTCTTTTCCTGGGACAATGAGAGCCTGGCGGACTGGCAGAGCTTTGTGGGCAGGAGCCGGTACGGAGCGGAGTCGCAGAGCCCCACGGTGAAAGCGCTGCTCATCGCGGCGTACTCCTTCATCATCGTCTTCTCCCTCTTCGGCAATGTCCTGGTCTGCCACGTTGTCATCAAGACGAAGCGGGTGCACTCTGCCACCAGCTTGTTCATCGTGAACCTGGCGGTGGCCGATATCATGATCACGCTCCTCAACACACCTTTCACGCTG GCTCGTTTTGTGAACAGCACCTGGATCTTTGGGAAGGGGATGTGCCATGTCAGCAGGTTTGCACAGTACTGCTCCCTCCACGTCTCTGCCCTGACCCTTACAGCCATTGCTGTGGACAGGCACCAG GTTATAATGCACCCCCTGAAACCTCGCATATCTACTGGAAAAGGTGTTGTCTGCATCTCTGTAATCTGGATCATGGCAACTTGTTTTTCCCTACCACATGCTATCTACCAAAAGCTCTTTACCTTCAAATACAG TGAGGATGTTACCCGGTGCCTGTGTCTGCCAGATTTCCCTGAGCCTGCTGACCTCTTTTGGAAGTACCTTGATTTAACAACCTTCATTTTGCTCTACGTCCTGCCCCTTCTGATCATCTCCGCTGCCTACCTGACGGTGGCAAAGAAGCTCTGGCTGCGCAATGTCATCGGGGACGTCACCACCGAGCAGTACCTCGTCCTCCGCAGAAAGAACAAGAAGACCATCAAGATGCTGATGCTCGTCGTCATCCTCTTCGCAGTTTGCTGGTTCCCCTTGAATTGCTACGTCGTCCTCCTCTCCAGCCAGACCATCCACACCAACAACGCCCTGTACTTCGCCTTCCACTGGTTTGCAATGAGCAGCACCTGCTACAACCCCTTCATCTACTGCTGGCTCAATGACAGCTTCCGATCGGAGCTAAAGGCTCTGCTCAACGTGTGCAGAAAAGCCCCCGGGCCCTCGGAGCAGAGGCTCCCCTCCACAGTCCCCTCCTGTCGACTGGCTTGGCCAGAAAACGGCAATGTCAAGAGGTTGCAGGCCTCCCATGTCCTTCCACCATCCTCCACCATCCAGTCAGGAAAGACGGACATCTCTGCAGTTGAGCCAATAGTAGCTGTGAGCTAA